The following proteins are co-located in the Vigna unguiculata cultivar IT97K-499-35 chromosome 9, ASM411807v1, whole genome shotgun sequence genome:
- the LOC114164043 gene encoding la-related protein 1A-like isoform X3: MRPFANPPEFYYFPTLQFEPFGGMPFLTRAPPPAIFFPVVETPLANTIVIQIDYYFSDANLVRDEYLRSNMDEQGWVPISLIVRSLRSNIKLIRETVEVQVEDADPVGKKYDKAGSKDNGRRVVDGEREGRRTAREQGGRLQNCSVVDDCRTAHDGHRTGRDVHKTGRDGHERDCDGDITNCDSHKMTRDRHITTCEGNSTRFDF; the protein is encoded by the exons ATGCGACCCTTTGCAAACCCTCCTG AATTCTATTATTTCCCAACACTACAATTTGAACCCTTTGGGGGCATGCCATTTTTAACACGTGCACCTCCTCCTGCAATATTCTTCCCGGTTGTCGAAACCCCTCTCGCCAATACAATAGTCATCCAAATTGATTATTACTTCAG TGATGCTAATTTAGTGAGGGATGAGTATTTAAGGTCCAACATGGATGAACAAGGATGGGTTCCAATTTCTTTGATT GTTAGAAGTTTGAGAAGCAACATTAAGTTGATACGGGAAACTGTCGAAGTGCAG GTTGAGGATGCAGACCCTGTTGGTAAAAAGTATGACAAGG CCGGGAGTAAGGATAACGGCAGAAGGGTGGTTGATGGGGAGCGCGAAGGCCGCAGAACTGCTCGCGAGCAAGGAGGAAGGCTGCAGAACTGCTCGGTTGTTGACGACTGCAGAACTGCTCATGATGGCCATAGAACGGGTCGTGATGTTCACAAAACAGGTCGCGACGGCCATGAAAGGGATTGTGATGGTGACATAACGAACTGCGACAGCCACAAAATGACCCGTGATCGTCATATAACAACCTGTGAAGGTAACTCGACCCGTTTCGATTTCTAA
- the LOC114164043 gene encoding la-related protein 1A-like isoform X4, with the protein MPFLTRAPPPAIFFPVVETPLANTIVIQIDYYFSDANLVRDEYLRSNMDEQGWVPISLIVSFPHVRSLRSNIKLIRETVEVQCSGLEFDDIFMTFSRLRMQTLLVKTGSKDNGRRVVDGEREGRRTAREQGGRLQNCSVVDDCRTAHDGHRTGRDVHKTGRDGHERDCDGDITNCDSHKMTRDRHITTCEGNSTRFDF; encoded by the exons ATGCCATTTTTAACACGTGCACCTCCTCCTGCAATATTCTTCCCGGTTGTCGAAACCCCTCTCGCCAATACAATAGTCATCCAAATTGATTATTACTTCAG TGATGCTAATTTAGTGAGGGATGAGTATTTAAGGTCCAACATGGATGAACAAGGATGGGTTCCAATTTCTTTGATTGTAAGCTTCCCTCAT GTTAGAAGTTTGAGAAGCAACATTAAGTTGATACGGGAAACTGTCGAAGTGCAG TGCTCTGGTCTGGAGTTTGATGACATTTTCATGACATTTTCAAGGTTGAGGATGCAGACCCTGTTGGTAAAAA CCGGGAGTAAGGATAACGGCAGAAGGGTGGTTGATGGGGAGCGCGAAGGCCGCAGAACTGCTCGCGAGCAAGGAGGAAGGCTGCAGAACTGCTCGGTTGTTGACGACTGCAGAACTGCTCATGATGGCCATAGAACGGGTCGTGATGTTCACAAAACAGGTCGCGACGGCCATGAAAGGGATTGTGATGGTGACATAACGAACTGCGACAGCCACAAAATGACCCGTGATCGTCATATAACAACCTGTGAAGGTAACTCGACCCGTTTCGATTTCTAA
- the LOC114164043 gene encoding la-related protein 1A-like isoform X1, producing the protein MRPFANPPEFYYFPTLQFEPFGGMPFLTRAPPPAIFFPVVETPLANTIVIQIDYYFSDANLVRDEYLRSNMDEQGWVPISLIVSFPHVRSLRSNIKLIRETVEVQCSGLEFDDIFMTFSRLRMQTLLVKTGSKDNGRRVVDGEREGRRTAREQGGRLQNCSVVDDCRTAHDGHRTGRDVHKTGRDGHERDCDGDITNCDSHKMTRDRHITTCEGNSTRFDF; encoded by the exons ATGCGACCCTTTGCAAACCCTCCTG AATTCTATTATTTCCCAACACTACAATTTGAACCCTTTGGGGGCATGCCATTTTTAACACGTGCACCTCCTCCTGCAATATTCTTCCCGGTTGTCGAAACCCCTCTCGCCAATACAATAGTCATCCAAATTGATTATTACTTCAG TGATGCTAATTTAGTGAGGGATGAGTATTTAAGGTCCAACATGGATGAACAAGGATGGGTTCCAATTTCTTTGATTGTAAGCTTCCCTCAT GTTAGAAGTTTGAGAAGCAACATTAAGTTGATACGGGAAACTGTCGAAGTGCAG TGCTCTGGTCTGGAGTTTGATGACATTTTCATGACATTTTCAAGGTTGAGGATGCAGACCCTGTTGGTAAAAA CCGGGAGTAAGGATAACGGCAGAAGGGTGGTTGATGGGGAGCGCGAAGGCCGCAGAACTGCTCGCGAGCAAGGAGGAAGGCTGCAGAACTGCTCGGTTGTTGACGACTGCAGAACTGCTCATGATGGCCATAGAACGGGTCGTGATGTTCACAAAACAGGTCGCGACGGCCATGAAAGGGATTGTGATGGTGACATAACGAACTGCGACAGCCACAAAATGACCCGTGATCGTCATATAACAACCTGTGAAGGTAACTCGACCCGTTTCGATTTCTAA
- the LOC114164043 gene encoding la-related protein 1A-like isoform X2, whose translation MRPFANPPEFYYFPTLQFEPFGGMPFLTRAPPPAIFFPVVETPLANTIVIQIDYYFSDANLVRDEYLRSNMDEQGWVPISLIVRSLRSNIKLIRETVEVQCSGLEFDDIFMTFSRLRMQTLLVKTGSKDNGRRVVDGEREGRRTAREQGGRLQNCSVVDDCRTAHDGHRTGRDVHKTGRDGHERDCDGDITNCDSHKMTRDRHITTCEGNSTRFDF comes from the exons ATGCGACCCTTTGCAAACCCTCCTG AATTCTATTATTTCCCAACACTACAATTTGAACCCTTTGGGGGCATGCCATTTTTAACACGTGCACCTCCTCCTGCAATATTCTTCCCGGTTGTCGAAACCCCTCTCGCCAATACAATAGTCATCCAAATTGATTATTACTTCAG TGATGCTAATTTAGTGAGGGATGAGTATTTAAGGTCCAACATGGATGAACAAGGATGGGTTCCAATTTCTTTGATT GTTAGAAGTTTGAGAAGCAACATTAAGTTGATACGGGAAACTGTCGAAGTGCAG TGCTCTGGTCTGGAGTTTGATGACATTTTCATGACATTTTCAAGGTTGAGGATGCAGACCCTGTTGGTAAAAA CCGGGAGTAAGGATAACGGCAGAAGGGTGGTTGATGGGGAGCGCGAAGGCCGCAGAACTGCTCGCGAGCAAGGAGGAAGGCTGCAGAACTGCTCGGTTGTTGACGACTGCAGAACTGCTCATGATGGCCATAGAACGGGTCGTGATGTTCACAAAACAGGTCGCGACGGCCATGAAAGGGATTGTGATGGTGACATAACGAACTGCGACAGCCACAAAATGACCCGTGATCGTCATATAACAACCTGTGAAGGTAACTCGACCCGTTTCGATTTCTAA